The nucleotide window CTTGGTCCTGGGGGCTTTGGTGGCGCTGTTGTTGGCGCGGGTTATCAGTCGTGCAGCGATCAGTGGATTGCGCTTTGCCGAGGAGGTAGCGGAGGGGAACCTGCGGGCGCGCCTGGAATTGCTGGGACATGACGAGTTGGGGCAATTGTTGCTGGCGTTGGAGGGGATGCGCGAGCGTCTGGCAAAGGTGGTGGGGCAGGTACGTGGTACGGCGGGCGCTTTGGGTAGTGCTGCGGCGGAACTCTCTAGCACGGCTCAGTCACTATCTCAGGCTAGCTCCGAGCAGGCGGCGAGCGTTGAGGAGACCTCAGCCTCACTTGAGCAGATGTCGGCCTCCATTGGGCAGAACTCGGACAACGCCGCCGCTACCGAGGGGGCGGCAATGAAATCGGCTCAGGAGGCAGTAGAAAGCGGTAAGGCGGTGAGTGAAACCGTCGAGGCAATGCGTCGCATCGCCGAGCGGATCGGATTTATCGAGGACATTGCCTATAAAACCAATCTGTTGGCCCTGAATGCGGCTATCGAGGCGGCACGAGCCGGGGAGCATGGCAAAGGGTTCGCGGTGGTAGCGGCGGAGGTGCGTAAACTGGCCGAGAATAGCCAGGTCGCGGCGCGTGAGATCAGTACCCTGGCGAAATCCAGCGTGGCAGTGGCGGAGCGGGCCGGTGGATTGTTAACCACCTTGGTACCAGGAATCGAAAAGACCGCTGAATTGGTCCAGGAGATTTCAGCCGCATCCCGAGAACAGACCGGAGGGGTCGCTCAAGTAAATACCGCGATGGGTCAAGTCGACCAGGCCGTGCAGCAGAACGCAGCAGCAGCGGAAGAATTAGCGGCAACGGCGGCAGAGGTAACCAACCAAGCCGAGGAGCTGAATCGGTTGATGGCCTTCTTCCAGTTGGCGGAAGGCGTCGAAAAAAGCCTCGCCGTCTCTCACGTCCATCAAGAGAATAACCGCTCTCATTCGGCGCCATCGAGTAAGGTGACTCCGGGTCGGAAAATAGCCGCGAAGTCAATGCCAACCCGATCAGCGAACTCCAGAAAGGTTGATGAGTTTTCTGATTTCAAAAACTTCTAGTGGAGCTACCCCTATGTATCACTTGACCAAAGGTGGAACTGCGGCTGCACAGGCTGCTGCCGTAGTTGCCGTGGCAGAGATTCAACAATACCTAAGCTTTGTGGTGGGTAGTGAAGTCTATGCCCTCGGGATCCTCGATGTGAAAGAGATCATCGAATACTCCGGCGTGACCCGAGTACCCATGATGCCAATGACTATCCGAGGGATTATTAATCTGCGTGGCAAAGTGGTGCCGGTGATCGATTTAGGGGTACGTTTTACGGGAACCCCGACCGAGCCCTCGCGACGTACTTGCATTGTAATTGTTGAGGTAGATGCGGGTGATACGCGCCATGATATGGGTGTAATGGTCGAGGCGGTCAATGAGGTGCTTGATATCTCTCCAGAAAATGTGGAACCCGCACCGGCTTTCGGGGCTGCGGTACGCGCTGATTTTATCCGTGGCATGGGTCGTGTAAATGATCGTTTCGTGATCCTCTTGGAGGTGAAAAAGGTGCTGTCCGTAGAAGAATTGGCCCAGGTTCAAACACTCGCTGTTGCTCACTAAGTAACCAATCTGCCACTATTCGTCATTTCGACAATCCCAGCCGGAATGACGATCTAACGACTTATAGGTAACAACTTGGGTTAGCTGAGGAGGGTACGTAATGCGTACCCTCCTCAGTGAACTGCTGCAACAATTAGTTACCATAAGTCCGTTCGCTTCGAACTTTCCTAAAAGCTAGCATGTAGGTTGGTGGAGCGT belongs to Gammaproteobacteria bacterium and includes:
- a CDS encoding purine-binding chemotaxis protein CheW, with the protein product MYHLTKGGTAAAQAAAVVAVAEIQQYLSFVVGSEVYALGILDVKEIIEYSGVTRVPMMPMTIRGIINLRGKVVPVIDLGVRFTGTPTEPSRRTCIVIVEVDAGDTRHDMGVMVEAVNEVLDISPENVEPAPAFGAAVRADFIRGMGRVNDRFVILLEVKKVLSVEELAQVQTLAVAH